In Candidatus Omnitrophota bacterium, the genomic window TATATCCCGGAATGGAACGACCTTGTTTTCCGCAACCAGTGGAAAAAGGCCCTGGACCTGCTTTCCGCGTCGAATAACCTGCCGGAGATCACCGGCAGGGTCTGCCCGGCCTTGTGCGAGTATTCCTGCGTCCTGGGGATAAACAACGAGCCGGTGACAGTCCGGGAGAACGAACTGGGTATCGTGGAATATGGGTTCAAGCACGGTTTGATCAAGGCTTGCCCTCCGGCAAAACGCACCGGCAAGAAAACGGCGGTTATCGGTTCCGGTCCGTCAGGCATGGCCTGCGCCGACCAGTTGAACCGCGCCGGGCACAGCGTTACTTTGTTTGAACGCGACGCCAGGATCGGCGGGATACTGCGTTACGGCATCCCGGATTTTAAACTGGAAAAGAACATCCTTGACCGCCGGATAAAGATCTGGGAAGAAGAGGGGATAGAATTCCGGCCCGGTGTTAATGTGGGAACGGATTATTCCTGCGCCAGGCTTTTGGAAAAATTCGACGCAGTGGCGCTTTGCGGTGGAAGCCGCGTTCCCCGCGACCTGAAGATAGAAGGCCGGGATCTAAAAGGGGTTTATTTTGCCATGGATTATCTGATGCAATCCAACCGCCGGGTTTCCGGTGAGAAAATTACCGGACAGGAATTGATCGACGCCAAGGGTAAAAGCGTAGTGGTTATCGGCGGAGGGGATACCGGATCGGATTGCGTGGGCACTGCCAACAGGCAGGGGGCTTCCTGCGTGATCCAGATCGAGGTCATGCCTCAGCCGCCGGAATGCCGCACAGCGAATATGCCCTGGCCGGTTTATCCGATGATCCTGAAAACGACCTCCAGCCATGAAGAAGGCGGAGAAAGGCACTGGTCTGTTCTGACCAAAAGGTTCGTCGGTAAAAACGGATGGGTCAAGTTTTTGGAATGCGTGAAAGTTGTTTTTGAGAAAGATCCCAAAGGCTGCCGGCAGATGAAAGAGGTCCCGGGTTCGGAATTCACTATTCAAGCTGATCTGGTGGTCATTGCCGCGGGTTTCCTGCATCCCGAGCATAACGGGCTTTTAGAGCAGTTAAAAGTGGAATTTGACCAAAGGGGCAATGTTAAGGCAGGAGCGGACCATAAAACTTCGGTGGATAAGGTCTTCTCAGCCGGGGATATGCGCAGGGGCCAGTCTTTGGTGGTCTGGGCGGTCTCCGAGGGACGCAGATGCGCCAGGGCAATGGACGAATATTTAATGGGCGAGAGTTTCCTGCCCGCGGTATAAAAAAGAGCGAGCGATATGGAAAGCACCGGGCTTAAAGGATTAGACAAGGTGATAAACGGCTTGCGGCTGGGCGACAATGTCGTCTGGCAGATCGACGCAGTGGCCGATTACGAGGAATTTGTCCGTCCTTTTATCGCCAGGGCCAGGCAAGATAAGAAAAAAATAGTCTATATACGTTTTGTCAATCATAAACCACTTTTGGATCCAACAGAGGACGTGGCTGTATTCAAGCTGGACGCTTACGCCGGGTTTGAATCCTTCTCTACGCAGTTGAACAATATCATTACTGAACAGGGCGAAGGCGTGTTTTACCTCTTTGACTGCCTTTCGGACCTGCTCTCCGCCTGGTCCAACGACCTGATGATCGGGAATTTCTTCAAGATAACCTGTCCGTATCTTTACGAACTGAACACTATCGCCTATTTTTCCATTCTGCGCAACCGGCATTCATTCAAGACCGTCGCCCGTATCCGCGAGACCACCCAGCTTTTGATCGACCTTTACCATTACCAGGGCAATTATTATCTGCATCCCTTGAAGGTCTGGAACCGATATTCGCCGACAATGTTCCTGCCTCATGTCCAAAACAAGGATAATTTTATTCCCATTGCCAACAGCGTGGATACAGCCAAACTTTTTTCAAATATATTCAAAAAAGGCTTAAAGAGCACCAAACGCAACCTGGATTACTGGGACCGGCTTTTTCTGAAGGCCGAGGAGCTCTCCGGCAGGTCCGGCGAACAACCGGAAAAAGAAAAGATGGTGGAACAGTTATGCCGGATAATGATCGCCCGCGAGGAAAAGACATTTGAACTGTCCAGGAAGAATCTCACCCTGGAAGACCTGTTGAACAT contains:
- a CDS encoding glutamate synthase subunit beta, which produces MGDPKGFLKVKREASQYRPVCERIKDYGHVASLRADKKSAEQASRCMDCGTPFCHSACPAGNYIPEWNDLVFRNQWKKALDLLSASNNLPEITGRVCPALCEYSCVLGINNEPVTVRENELGIVEYGFKHGLIKACPPAKRTGKKTAVIGSGPSGMACADQLNRAGHSVTLFERDARIGGILRYGIPDFKLEKNILDRRIKIWEEEGIEFRPGVNVGTDYSCARLLEKFDAVALCGGSRVPRDLKIEGRDLKGVYFAMDYLMQSNRRVSGEKITGQELIDAKGKSVVVIGGGDTGSDCVGTANRQGASCVIQIEVMPQPPECRTANMPWPVYPMILKTTSSHEEGGERHWSVLTKRFVGKNGWVKFLECVKVVFEKDPKGCRQMKEVPGSEFTIQADLVVIAAGFLHPEHNGLLEQLKVEFDQRGNVKAGADHKTSVDKVFSAGDMRRGQSLVVWAVSEGRRCARAMDEYLMGESFLPAV